In a genomic window of Roseiflexus castenholzii DSM 13941:
- a CDS encoding heavy-metal-associated domain-containing protein, which yields MISDQFRVPGISCQHCVNAITKAVSALPGVRQVVVNLGDKSVRVDHDRQVTADDLIRAINDAGYDDVAVLV from the coding sequence ATGATCAGCGATCAGTTTCGTGTGCCGGGAATATCCTGTCAGCACTGCGTCAATGCCATCACCAAAGCGGTCAGTGCGCTGCCTGGCGTGCGTCAAGTGGTTGTCAACCTTGGCGATAAGAGCGTGCGCGTTGATCACGACCGGCAGGTGACTGCCGATGATCTGATTCGGGCGATCAACGACGCCGGATACGATGATGTAGCGGTGCTGGTGTAG
- a CDS encoding leucyl aminopeptidase gives MRVTVTAGDPLSTATDLLVLGLWEEESLPSPLDDLIEPGDWSGKAKQTLLIYPRGALPARRVLLIGLGKRSAPDLDQMREVAAIATQRARELKVDRFAFVIPVLSEQTPETVAAAITEGSLLGSYRFLEYKSDLKPEDRREVDELTLLAPVDAVDEAARGIARGGAVARGVNLARDLANLPPNDLTPARLAERARELAVAFDLPITVLGPAEMREQGFGGILAVGQGSVNEPRFIVIDYGAQYADAPTICLAGKGMTFDSGGISIKPAENMDAMKMDMSGAAAVLGALHAIAELRLPLHVVALIGAAENMPGGSAYRPGDILKTLSGKMIEVLNTDAEGRIVLADVLTYAQRYHPSAIIDLATLTGAISVALGPHAIGLFANDDALAQRLVRAGEAAGERAWQLPLWQPYREMVKSEIADVRNATGRQAGAITAAAFLNAFVGDYPWAHLDIAGTAWTDSKPKAYQPKGATGVGVRLLLQALRDWTQA, from the coding sequence ATGCGCGTAACGGTTACCGCTGGCGATCCTCTGAGCACTGCAACCGACCTGTTGGTTCTTGGATTGTGGGAAGAGGAGTCACTGCCATCGCCACTGGACGATCTCATTGAACCGGGCGACTGGTCGGGCAAGGCAAAACAGACGTTGTTGATCTACCCGCGCGGTGCGCTTCCTGCACGGCGGGTATTGCTGATCGGTCTGGGGAAGCGTTCAGCACCCGATCTCGATCAGATGCGTGAAGTTGCAGCGATAGCAACCCAGCGCGCGCGTGAATTGAAGGTCGATCGGTTCGCTTTTGTGATACCTGTTCTTTCCGAACAGACGCCTGAAACCGTTGCTGCCGCCATCACCGAAGGCAGTCTGCTGGGGTCGTACCGTTTCCTGGAGTATAAGAGCGACCTCAAGCCAGAGGATCGCCGCGAAGTCGATGAACTGACCTTGCTGGCGCCGGTCGATGCCGTGGATGAAGCTGCACGTGGCATTGCGCGCGGCGGAGCAGTTGCGCGCGGTGTGAACCTGGCGCGCGACCTGGCAAACCTTCCCCCGAATGACCTGACGCCGGCGCGCCTGGCAGAGCGCGCGCGTGAACTTGCCGTAGCGTTCGACCTGCCCATCACGGTGCTGGGTCCGGCAGAGATGCGAGAACAGGGGTTCGGCGGCATTCTTGCCGTTGGGCAGGGATCGGTGAATGAGCCGCGCTTCATCGTGATTGATTATGGGGCGCAGTATGCCGATGCGCCCACCATCTGCCTGGCGGGAAAGGGAATGACGTTCGACTCTGGCGGCATTTCGATCAAACCCGCCGAGAACATGGACGCAATGAAGATGGATATGAGCGGTGCGGCAGCCGTGCTCGGCGCGCTGCACGCAATCGCGGAATTGCGTCTGCCGCTCCACGTAGTGGCGTTGATCGGGGCAGCCGAAAATATGCCCGGCGGGTCGGCGTATCGCCCCGGCGATATTCTGAAAACCCTTAGCGGCAAGATGATCGAAGTGCTGAATACCGATGCCGAAGGGCGGATTGTGCTGGCAGACGTTCTGACCTATGCGCAACGCTATCATCCATCGGCGATCATCGATCTTGCGACGTTGACCGGCGCGATCAGCGTGGCGCTCGGACCGCATGCCATCGGCCTGTTTGCAAATGACGACGCGCTGGCGCAGCGGTTGGTGCGCGCCGGTGAAGCGGCTGGCGAGCGCGCCTGGCAACTGCCACTCTGGCAACCGTACCGCGAGATGGTCAAAAGTGAGATCGCCGATGTGCGCAACGCGACCGGGCGTCAGGCAGGCGCGATTACGGCTGCGGCATTTCTCAATGCCTTCGTCGGCGATTATCCCTGGGCGCACCTCGATATTGCCGGAACTGCATGGACCGACTCGAAACCCAAAGCGTATCAACCGAAGGGTGCGACGGGCGTCGGTGTGCGCCTGCTGCTTCAGGCGCTGCGCGACTGGACTCAGGCTTGA